In Phragmites australis chromosome 24, lpPhrAust1.1, whole genome shotgun sequence, the following are encoded in one genomic region:
- the LOC133908058 gene encoding protein unc-13 homolog encodes MGRHQRSRSASAGSSATRTDIAELDFAAADLDCPFGRVDALGPVELRETAYEIFFMSCRLSGGPAPGGAGARGGGAPEGEVSSPMAGAGPRGGAGGSVMGSRVKKALGLRASWLSSSAQPMMARTLSQTSGPASPGRVRRPMTSAEIMRQQMRVTDQSDVRLRRTLMRAVVGQVGRKAETIVLPLELLRQLKPAEFADAEEYHQWQFRQIKLLEAGLILHPSLPLDRLHSTVLRFREVMRATEIRAIDTGKNSDAMRALTNAVHALAWRSFGTGGAAAATDACHWADGYPLNVLLYVSLLQTIFDLRECTVVLDEVDELLELIKKTWPTLGINRMVHNVCFAWVFFHQYVVTVQVEPDLAAAALTVLIDVAADAKQGSRDPVYTKVLLSVLGAMQEWSEKRLMDYHSSYEKGVGGAATEGMEILLSLALAASKIVADREGAGEGNFAGDRVDYYIRCSTKSAFTKILENGLSEADSVIIDRDNDPGVVLMQLARDTEQLAMFERRNFSPVLRRWHPAPVAVAAITLHGCFGVVLRQYLAKVTILTEELICVLHLASRLEKALAQMTAEDAADCNDDRAKAVVGDMEPFEVEAVVMGLLKIWMDDKLMLGRDCLLRAKDTESWIPKSKEEPFARSAMELMKLARATVDEFSEIPASAKDEVVQDLVDGLELTFQDYISFVASCGSKQSYLPPLPPLTRCNQDSGFFRLWKKAALPSCQAPEGSPRGGSHRIPRPSISRGTQRLYVRLNTLHYVLTHVQAVDKSLSSYSSSASGAHFDCTLAAARLAISQVAEVAAHRLIFLDSRHSFYQGLYAGTIADARIRPALRALKQNLSFLISVLADRAQPVAVREVMRASFEAFLMVLLAGGNDRSFTRADHATVEEDFRSLKRAFCTCGEGLVLEEVVVREAETVEGVLELMAQSTDHLIDAFGVATCEAIRTGTDDDGGSFGWDTPVPPTTRQWDPADPNTILRVLCHRDDEVANQFLKRTFQLARRR; translated from the exons ATGGGGCGCCACCAGCGCTCGCGCTCCGCCTCCGCGGGCTCCTCGGCAACGCGGACGGACATCGCCGAGCTCGATTTCGCCGCGGCCGACCTGGACTGCCCCTTCGGCCGTGTCGACGCGCTCGGTCCCGTGGAGCTCCGCGAGACCGCGTACGAGATATTCTTCATGTCCTGCCGCTTGTCCGGCGGCCCTGCCCCTGGTGGCGCCGgggcgcggggcggcggcgcGCCCGAGGGCGAGGTTTCGTCGCCGATGGCTGGCGCAGGGCCGAGGGGAGGGGCTGGGGGCAGCGTCATGGGCAGCCGGGTCAAGAAGGCGCTGGGCCTCAGGGCGAGTTGGTTGTCATCGTCGGCACAACCGATGATGGCGCGCACGCTCAGCCAGACCTCGGGGCCTGCCTCGCCAGGGCGCGTTCGGCGGCCGATGACGTCGGCGGAGATCATGCGGCAGCAGATGCGGGTCACCGACCAGAGCGATGTGCGGCTGCGCCGCACGCTCATGCGCGCCGTCGTCGGCCAG GTGGGCAGGAAGGCGGAGACAATCGTGCTCCCTCTGGAGCTCCTTCGGCAGCTGAAGCCAGCGGAGTTCGCCGATGCCGAGGAGTACCACCAGTGGCAGTTCCGGCAGATTAAGCTCCTGGAGGCCGGCCTCATCCTGCACCCCTCCCTTCCCCTCGACCGCCTCCACTCCACTGTGCTCCGCTTCCGTGAGGTCATGCGCGCCACCGAGATCCGCGCCATCGACACGGGCAAGAACTCCGACGCCATGCGCGCCCTCACCAACGCCGTGCACGCGCTCGCCTGGCGCTCCTTCGGTACTGGCGGAGCGGCTGCCGCCACGGACGCGTGCCACTGGGCCGACGGGTACCCGCTCAACGTGCTCCTCTACGTGTCCCTCCTCCAGACCATCTTCGACCTGAGGGAGTGTACCGTCGTGCTCGACGAAGTCGACGAGCTCCTGGAGCTAATCAAGAAGACGTGGCCGACGCTCGGCATCAACAGGATGGTGCACAACGTGTGCTTCGCTTGGGTCTTCTTCCACCAGTACGTGGTCACCGTGCAGGTCGAGCCGGACCTCGCCGCCGCGGCTCTCACCGTGCTCATCGACGTGGCGGCTGACGCCAAGCAGGGGAGCCGTGATCCGGTGTACACCAAGGTGCTCCTGAGCGTGCTCGGCGCGATGCAGGAGTGGTCGGAGAAGCGGCTAATGGACTACCACAGCAGCTACGAGAAGGGCGTCGGTGGCGCTGCCACGGAAGGCATGGAGATCCTGCTGTCCCTAGCGCTTGCGGCAAGCAAGATCGTCGCCGACCGGGAAGGCGCCGGTGAAGGGAACTTTGCTGGTGACCGTGTCGATTACTACATCAGATGTTCGACCAAGAGCGCCTTCACCAAA ATACTCGAGAACGGACTCAGCGAGGCTGACAGCGTGATCATCGACCGCGACAACGACCCCGGCGTCGTCTTGATGCAGCTCGCTAGGGACACAGAGCAGCTGGCCATGTTCGAGCGCAGGAACTTCAGTCCGGTGCTGAGGCGGTGGCATCCCGCGCCGGTCGCGGTCGCGGCTATCACTCTACACGGCTGCTTCGGCGTCGTGCTGAGACAGTACCTCGCCAAGGTGACCATCCTCACCGAGGAGCTCATCTGCGTGCTCCACTTGGCCAGCAGGCTGGAGAAGGCCCTGGCGCAGATGACGGCCGAGGACGCGGCGGACTGCAACGACGACCGAGCCAAGGCCGTGGTGGGCGACATGGAGCCCTTCGAAGTGGAAGCCGTCGTCATGGGCTTGCTCAAGATTTGGATGGATGACAAGCTAATGCTTGGCAGGGACTGCCTCCTCAGAGCCAAAGACACTGAG AGCTGGATACCGAAGTCCAAGGAGGAGCCCTTTGCCAGGTCCGCAATGGAGCTGATGAAGCTGGCCAGGGCGACCGTCGACGAGTTCTCTGAGATCCCGGCGAGCGCGAAAGACGAGGTGGTTCAAGACCTCGTTGATGGCCTTGAATTGACCTTCCAGGACTACATCTCCTTCGTGGCATCTTGTG GGTCGAAGCAGAGCTACCTTCCTCCGCTCCCGCCGCTGACAAGGTGCAACCAGGACTCGGGCTTCTTCAGGCTCTGGAAGAAGGCGGCGCTGCCATCGTGCCAGGCGCCGGAGGGCAGCCCGCGCGGCGGCTCGCACCGTATCCCGCGGCCGTCCATCAGCCGCGGCACGCAGCGCCTCTACGTTCGCCTCAACACGCTCCACTATGTGCTCACCCACGTCCAGGCCGTCGACAAGTCGCTCTCCTCCTATTCCTCCTCGGCGTCCGGCGCACACTTCGACTGCACCCTCGCCGCCGCACGGTTGGCTATCTCCCAGGTCGCGGAGGTCGCCGCGCACCGACTCATCTTCCTGGATTCGCGCCACTCCTTCTACCAGGGCCTCTACGCTGGGACCATCGCCGACGCCCGCATCCGTCCCGCGCTCCGCGCGCTGAAGCAGAACCTGTCGTTCCTCATCTCCGTCCTCGCGGACCGCGCGCAACCAGTGGCGGTGCGGGAGGTGATGAGGGCCTCCTTCGAGGCATTCCTGATGGTGCTCCTCGCCGGCGGCAACGACCGGAGCTTCACGCGGGCCGACCACGCCACCGTGGAGGAGGATTTCCGGAGCCTGAAGCGCGCGTTCTGCACGTGCGGCGAGGGGCTGGTCctcgaggaggtggtggtgcgcGAGGCCGAGACGGTCGAGGGCGTCCTTGAGCTCATGGCGCAGTCCACGGACCACCTCATCGACGCGTTCGGCGTGGCGACGTGCGAGGCCATCAGGACCGGCACAGACGACGATGGTGGCAGCTTCGGTTGGGACACGCCGGTGCCGCCCACCACGCGGCAGTGGGACCCCGCCGACCCGAACACGATCCTCCGGGTGCTGTGCCACCGCGACGACGAGGTCGCCAACCAGTTCTTGAAGCGCACGTTCCAGCTCGCCAGGAGGCGGTGA
- the LOC133906890 gene encoding heterogeneous nuclear ribonucleoprotein 1-like has translation MESDQGKLFIGGISWETSEEKLSEHFSAYGEVTQAAVMRDKLTGRPRGFGFVVFADPAVVDRALQDPHSLDGRTVDVKRALSREEQQASKVSNPSVGRNSGGGGGSGGGGDAGGVRTKKIFVGGLPSTLTEDGFRQYFQTYGIVTDVVVMYDQNTQRPRGFGFITFDSEDAVDRVLHKTFHDLGGKMVEVKRALPREANPGSGGGRSMGGGGYQSNNGHNSNSGSYDGRGDASRYGQAQQGSGGYPGYGAGGYGAGAAGYGYGANPGAGYGNYGAGGYGGVPAGYGGPYGNPSAAGSGYQGGLPGSNRGPWGSQAPSAYGAGSYGGNTGYGAWNNSSVGGNAPTSQAPGAAVGYGSQGYGYGGYGGDGSYASHGGYGAYGARSDGSGNPATGGASGYGAGYGSGSGNSGYPNAWSDPSQGGGFGGSVNGGSEGQSNYGSGYGAVQPRVAQ, from the exons ATGGAGTCGGACCAGGGCAAGCTCTTTATCGGCGGGATCTCGTGGGAGACGTCGGAGGAGAAGCTGAGCGAGCACTTCTCCGCCTACGGCGAGGTCACCCAGGCCGCCGTCATGCGCGACAAGCTCACCGGCCGCCCCCGCGGCTTCGGCTTCGTCGTCTTCGCCGACCCCGCCGTCGTTGACCGCGCGCTGCAAGACCCCCACTCCCTCGACGGCCGCACG GTCGATGTGAAGCGGGCGCTGTCGCGGGAGGAGCAGCAGGCTTCCAAGGTGTCGAACCCTAGCGTCGGGAGGAACTCAGGTGGAGGTGGCGGAAGTGGTGGCGGTGGGGATGCGGGTGGTGTTCGGACGAAGAAGATCTTCGTGGGCGGGCTGCCCTCCACTCTGACGGAGGACGGGTTCCGGCAGTACTTCCAGACTTACGGGATCGTCACCGATGTTGTCGTCATGTATGACCAGAACACACAGCGCCCGCGGGGGTTTGGGTTCATCACCTTTGACTCGGAGGACGCTGTTGACCGCGTGCTGCACAAGACCTTCCACGACCTGGGCGGGAAGATGGTGGAGGTAAAGCGCGCGCTGCCCAGGGAGGCAAACCCTGGCTCTGGCGGTGGGCGTTCCATGGGAGGTGGGGGTTATCAGAGCAACAATGGCCATAACTCCAACTCTGGTAGCTATGACGGCAGAGGTGATGCTAGCAGATATGGGCAGGCACAGCAGGGGAGCGGTGGTTATCCGGGCTATGGTGCGGGAGGTTATGGTGCTGGTGCAGCTGGTTACGGATATGGCGCTAACCCTGGAGCTGGATATGGAAATTACGGGGCTGGAGGATACGGAGGTGTTCCTGCTGGGTATGGTGGACCTTACGGAAATCCAAGTGCTGCTGGTTCTGGTTACCAAGGTGGTCTTCCAGGCTCAAATAGAGGACCCTGGGGCAGTCAAGCTCCATCTGCTTATGGCGCTGGAAGTTATGGTGGCAATACAGGCTATGGTGCTTGGAACAACTCTTCTGTTGGTGGCAATGCGCCCACTAGTCAGGCCCCTGGTGCAGCTGTGGGCTATGGAAGTCAGGGCTACGGGTATGGTGGATATGGAGGAGATGGATCATATGCAAGTCATGGAGGATATGGGGCGTATGGAGCGCGTAGTGATGGTTCTGGCAATCCTGCTACTGGTGGAGCATCTGGATACGGTGCTGGGTATGGCAGTGGGAGTGGCAACTCCGGTTATCCAAATGCTTGGAGTGATCCTTCACAAGGTGGTGGGTTTGGTGGTTCAGTCAATGGAGGTTCTGAAGGACAATCAAATTATGGCAGTGGCTATGGCGCTGTGCAACCTAGGGTTGCTCAGTAA